From Spodoptera frugiperda isolate SF20-4 chromosome 27, AGI-APGP_CSIRO_Sfru_2.0, whole genome shotgun sequence, a single genomic window includes:
- the LOC118282057 gene encoding single-stranded DNA-binding protein, mitochondrial has product MFLGRRVPQILQQATGIQQTLLRYNSQKSEKTINQVTLLGRVGADPQKRGSEEHPVINFPLATHYSYKYESGDMLQRTDWHRISIFKPGLRDTVYKYLKKGQRVYITGKLSYGEVKMDDGQVRSASTIIADDVIFFQNVPEQ; this is encoded by the exons ATGTTTTTGGGGCGCAGG GTACCCCAAATATTGCAACAAGCAACTGGAATACAGCAAACCTTATTAAGATATAATTCACAAAAATCAGAGAAAA caaTCAACCAAGTTACACTACTGGGCCGAGTCGGAGCTGATCCACAGAAACGTGGTTCAGAGGAACATCCAGTCATAAACTTTCCATTAGCCACTCATTACAGTTACAAATATGAATCCGGTGACATGCTGCAAAGAACTGACTGGCATAGAATAAGTATTTTCAAACCTGGCTTAAGAGACACAGTGTATAAATACTTAAAGAAAGGCCAAAGAGTTTACATTACTGGTAAATTATCATATGGAGAAGTCAAAATGGATGATGGTCAAGTCAGATCTGCCTCAACAATCATAGCGGATGATGTAATATTCTTCCAAAATGTGCCAGAACAATAA
- the LOC118282058 gene encoding caprin homolog, producing MPSAANAKSEKPASSEAMDNSPIRQIMTIIEHKIRNLEKRKSKLTSYRDLQKAGKELNSDQKVAVAKYDEVAQTLEFARELSKQVASIATSAEREAKKQAKKDAWVRYAAETSKIREVLLVLDCLNQMGNTEARNDFLNGTNGAVKLTEDDLKILDDLYPEVTPKHELNEEGQPGFHTQTTKAAEHLYAIVDGKPKEVLGTTYTHIKRIISAVHECGYFDRSAEIVASEIEEVHGLPVEAEAVEAVENEVEAEVAAAYPPGALPVPPAPAVVPAPAYPLRPLPPITLQEVEHAYFAQQYPQQRPIAEVIGSQNFFFLQESEIDSPIGTPQPPVMPNQPSPPAPIPTQTFTNQHFVQLPGGRVAEPGTLAMPPQPHFPPHPEHAFPPGAVPLHPHHPHHALPPQPAGPPPPAGPPARRPPPAAPAAAPVAAPPRLDERPVASPADDKNDDDAKDGGSPERDEAGERKIHGQGDGQARYRRFGRGGGGGSGRGAPNGHRGRGAFQNRQGGEGYRGRHPGDYQGRSGKDGYQNRQYDGYQNRHGKDSYQNRGDDRDGYYGNGDTGDSHQQNENGGRDRYNDNQSYQGGFKGRGRGGPRGGARGATRPPRAQYTRKPEKVE from the exons ATGCCTTCAGCCGCGAATGCAAAGTCCGAAAAACCAGCCTCTTCGGAGGCTATGGATAACTCACCGATAAGACAAATTATGACGATTATTGAACACAAAATCCGTAATTTGGAGAAAAGAAAG AGCAAGTTGACATCATATCGAGACTTGCAAAAAGCTGGGAAAGAACTGAACAGCGATCAGAAAGTAGCAGTTGCTAAGTATGATGAAGTTGCCCAAACTCTGGAGTTTGCAAGGGAGCTTTCGAAGCAAGTTGCATCAATAGCTACTTCTGCAGAACGTGAAGCTAAGAAACAAGCAAAAAAG GATGCCTGGGTTCGGTATGCAGCAGAGACCAGCAAAATCCGAGAAGTATTGCTGGTCTTGGACTGCCTTAACCAAATGGGGAACACAGAAGCCAGAAATGATTTTCTGAATGGAACCAATGGTGCAGTCAAGCTTACTGAGGATGATCTGAAAATTTTAGATGATCT GTATCCTGAAGTGACACCCAAACATGAGCTTAATGAAGAGGGTCAACCTGGATTCCATACTCAAACTACTAAAGCTGCTGAACATCTGTATGCCATAGTTGATGGGAAACCTAAAGAAGTTTTGGGTACCACTTACACTCATATCAAGAGGATTATTAGTGCAGTCCACGAATGTGGCTACTTTGATCGTTCAGCAGAAATAGTAGCATCTGAAATTGAAGAAGTCCATGGCCTGCCAGTGGAAGCTGAGGCTGTAGAAGCTGTGGAGAATGAGGTGGAGGCTGAGGTGGCCGCTGCTTACCCTCCGGGGGCTCTGCCAGTGCCACCAGCGCCCGCCGTCGTTCCGGCGCCCGCCTACCCGCTCAGACCACTGCCGCCTATCACGTTACAGGAGGTCGAACATGCTTACTTCGCCCAACAATATCCTCAACAGAGACCTATCGCCGAGGTTATAGGATCACAGAACTTTTTCTTTTTGCAAGAGTCTGAGATCGACAGCCCCATCGGCACTCCTCAACCGCCGGTGATGCCCAATCAGCCGTCGCCACCGGCGCCCATCCCCACTCAGACGTTCACGAACCAACACTTCGTGCAGCTGCCGGGCGGGCGCGTGGCGGAGCCGGGCACGCTGGCCATGCCGCCGCAGCCGCACTTCCCGCCGCACCCCGAGCACGCCTTCCCGCCCGGCGCCGTGCCGCTGCACCCCCACCACCCGCACCACGCGCTGCCGCCGCAGCCCGCCGGCCCCCCGCCGCCCGCCGGGCCCCCAGCCCGCCGGCCCCCCCCAGCCG CGCCCGCTGCCGCTCCCGTAGCCGCGCCGCCTCGTTTGGATGAGCGACCCGTGGCGTCGCCTGCAGACGATAAAAACGACGATGACGCTAAAGATGGTGGAAGCCCCGAACGCGACGAGGCTGGTGAACGTAAAATTCATGGGCAAGGTGATGGCCAAGCTAGGTACCGACGATTCggacgcggcggcggcggtggcagcGGTAGGGGCGCTCCTAACGGACACCGTGGTCGTGGAGCGTTCCAAAACAGACAAGGAGGAGAGGGCTACCGTGGCAGGCACCCGGGTGACTACCAGGGCAGGTCTGGTAAAGATGGCTACCAAAACAGACAATATGACGGCTATCAGAACAGACACGGTAAAGACAGCTACCAGAATCGTGGAGACGACCGTGACGGATATTACGGCAATGGCGACACTGGTGACAGCCACCAACAGAATGAAAATGGTGGTCGTGACCGATACAACGACAACCAGAGCTACCAAGGCGGTTTCAAGGGCCGCGGCAGAGGAGGACCGCGTGGCGGAGCTCGCGGTGCGACGCGTCCCCCTCGCGCACAGTACACACGTAAACCAGAAAAAGTGGAATAG
- the LOC118282056 gene encoding ets DNA-binding protein pokkuri — protein MKVVSLQLPSGPSMERLPLPFSPTELLWRYPLPWAPPPPSPLGDAKAQLPAGLPPEPRLWTREDVAVFLKWCEREFDLPNFDMDLFQMNGKALCLLTKTDLGERCPGAGDVLHNVLQMLVRDAALLGRVPSSPVTPTARAAPYPPSPHSHPPTPTWAVDSFHHFHSAAAAAAAQPNSVTLSPAPSVDSSGSPQRGEAVNYAPNYAPSMPATTQAASSGSNHSDSDEEAQFAPPPRSPKDAPLSSPAPQPHPAPQHSHYRAQHREFFPNDMPESNTNGRLLWDFLQQLLNDPSQRYTNYIAWKNRETGVFKIVDPAGLAKLWGIQKNHLSMNYDKMSRALRYYYRVNILRKVQGERHCYQFLRNPTELKNIKNISLLRQQMSPTRVVPQAVVKTEMKEERCDEEPVDEDMPTDLSMAASEPWRKRARPDPSPVQPPHDKHHISALIGENMMMKRESEYATEHYALNLKSEKCEQ, from the exons ATGAAAGTTGTAAGTCTCCAACTGCCGTCGGGGCCGAGCATGGAGCGGCTACCGCTACCGTTCAGTCCAACGGAGTTATTATGGCGATACCCTCTACCATGGGCGCCTCCACCACCTTCACCACTCGGTGATGCCAAGGCCCAACTGCCAGCTGGCCTTCCTCCAGAACCAAGATTATGGACTAGGGAAGACGTTGCAGTTTTCCTGAAATGGTGCGAAAGGGAATTCGATTTGCCGAATTTCGATATGGATCTCTTCCAAATGAatg GAAAGGCATTGTGCCTTTTGACAAAAACTGACTTGGGTGAGCGCTGTCCTGGTGCTGGTGATGTACTACATAATGTTCTGCAAATGCTAGTAAGAGATGCGGCATTGCTTGGAAGAGTGCCATCGTCTCCAGTGACACCTACAGCTCGTGCAGCGCCTTATCCACCATCCCCACACTCTCACCCCCCTACTCCAACATGGGCCGTCGACAGCTTTCACCATTTCCACAGCGCTGCAGCAGCAGCGGCTGCTCAGCCGAATTCTGTGACTTTAAGTCCAGCCCCATCAGTAGACAGTTCAGGAAGCCCACAAAGAGGAGAAGCTGTCAATTATGCCCCGAACTATGCACCATCTATGCCTGCTACTACTCAGGCGGCCAGTTCAGGAAGCAATCATTCCGATTCAGATGAAGAAGCCCAATTTGCGCCACCACCACGATCCCCTAAGGATGCGCCTTTATCCAGCCCGGCACCACAGCCTCACCCAGCGCCACAACACTCACATTACCGCGCTCAACATAGGGAATTCTTCCCGAACGACATGCCGGAGTCCAATACAA ATGGAAGATTACTTTGGGACTTCCTACAGCAGCTATTAAATGATCCTTCGCAGCGGTACACCAACTACATTGCATGGAAGAATAGAGAAACAGGAGTGTTCAAAATAGTAGATCCTGCTGGATTAGCAAAACTGTGGGGAATCCAGAAGAATCATCTTTCCATGAATTACGACAAAATGTCACGTGCTTTGAGATACTACTACCGCGTGAATATTCTGCGAAAAGTGCAAGGCGAAAGGCACTGCTACCA GTTTTTAAGAAATCCAACTGAACTGAAGaacatcaaaaatatttccttgCTGCGGCAACAAATGAGTCCTACGAGAGTAGTACCTCAAGCTGTCGTAAAGACGGAAATGAAGGAAGAACGGTGCGACGAAGAACCTGTAGATGAAGACATGCCTACTGACCTGAGTATGGCAGCGTCAGAGCCGTGGCGGAAGCGTGCGCGACCGGATCCCAGCCCGGTTCAGCCGCCCCATGATAAACACCACATTAGTGCTCTTATTGGTGAAAACATGATGATGAAACGGGAATCAGAATACGCCACTGAACATTACGCGCTTAATcttaaaagtgaaaaatgtGAACAATGA